gcatcacagttccatagtgcaaaacatgttagtaaaaaggcagtaaaagagTTAgcagtgcaaagtacaaaaaaatatatatagtgcagggtaacagctgtgatacaggactattaaaaaagtgaatatagtgcagaagagactgttaaaagtgaatatagtgcagggtaactctagtaacttagtctatgaaagtgctcTGTAtgcattatctgtcctgcagatcgtcctcctttgtcccccacTCCCCAGAGAGGTGTTATTCTAATTGCTGAGGCTATTATTATTCTAATTGTTAAGGCTTATTGACACAACAATGTATGTAAGCTTGGTACTCATGTTTTATGTAACCAGTAAAACTTGTTATTTGACTCTGTAATGTTACAGGCTTCAGAGCTGAGAGCCTACCTGAAAGCCAAAGGGGCTGAGATATCAGAGGAGAACTCTGAAGGTGGTCTTCATGTAGATCTGGCTCAGATCATCGAGGCATGTGATGTATGCCTCAAGGACGATGATAAAGGTaggtgatgatgaagaggacCGTGGGTAAGAACCCACGGTCAGTTATTTATATATTGGATAATAACAGAAACTAAAGCTTTTTTCGTAGGTTTATATTTTGACTTATGTTACCAGCAAAAGTACAggtgttattaataacattatttatGGCTCACATGAATTAAGTGTCCCTGTAAGCTATTCCAGTAATCCATGGACATGCCGTGCAGTATCtatttatgtttaattttaCTGACCCTGAAACTATTCCCGGATGGATATAACAATTTCTCATTTCTTCTggcccctctttctctctgtatctctctgcAGATGTGGAGAGTGTGATGAACAGCATCGTGTCTCTGTTGTTGATCCTGGAGACGGAGAAGCAGGAGGCTCTCATTGAAAGTCTATGTGAGAAGCTGTTGAAGTCCCGTGAAGGAGAGAGACCCTCCCTCAGGATGCAGCTgtgagtgcttttacttttttcccTTAAATCTATTCACAGTATTGCCTCTTACGGctgttgttttaaaaacaatttgacCAAGTATACACTCCACATGCATGGACACTAAGTAAGACATTGTTTTGATTTGGTTAATATTAGCCGGTTTCCGCCAAAAGTTCCCTGGATTTTTAGTCCCTgaaactacttttcaaggaactaaaaggttccttcagcccactgttgtctgcgtttctaCCGCGGTCTAAGAACTAGAAGATTAGGTCAATTAGTCCACTGACGTTTGggaaaagcaacatgacatgggatgggggctgctggtggtcacagcggtaaacacactctgcaacCTGCAGTTCGGTGTGCCTAGCCTGTTTCACCTAAAAAgcttgctggaaaaaaaaaaaaaacgttcccCATATCCCAAAATGCTTCTTAActgatactagagtacttccttgtttatgaatgaatcaGTACACGAGTTGAAGCTGCGGCACTGTGCGTATGTTTGACCAACCGGCGACCGTCATCCCTACAAACTCCACCCTGAAAGTTCTGTTACTTTCAGAAAGCACTACCCCCCGGCAAGGGCTTTTTTGGGGGTATAAAGGCCccgtaaaatgtccccagagcttaatttagaccctggtccctgtggTCGAAATGcgatgagttcctcaaaaggttcttggTGCTGGGGGAATGTTCCTGCAGTCAAAACGGGGCTTATGAGGCTGCTGGTCTTGTGAGATTAACATAAGGATACTGTTAACAACATCAATAGACAGGAACGCGGCTATCTTCTTTTTAAAGCAAACTGCATGTGTTGAGAAAACATGGAACCGTTACAAACAATCAGTTCTCTGTTCAAACACTTGACAATCTCTTTCATGTTTTGATGTTACAGACTCAGTAACCTGTTCCATGGCATGGATGAGAACACTACAGTGAGGTACACGGTCTTCTGTGGCCTCATCAAGGTGGCTGGGACTTGTAATGCCATCGCCTTCATCCCCACTGACCTCGATCAGGTATACCTGTTCACCATGATTAACTGGGATAACTGTCTGACTATAAACACTGCACTGTCACATATTGCATATTTCTTTGCCTTGAGCTGCAGCAACAGCAAATAAGAAAACATCTCAATCTCCACAGGCTGCATTTTCTTCCTTTGCAGTTGATTTATGATACCCGTTGTTTGTGCTTCTGATCAGGTGCGCAAGTGGATTATCGACTGGAACCTTACCACAGAGAAGAAGCACACACTCTTGAGGCTGGTGTATGAAGCATTGGTTGACTGCAAAAAAAAGGTATATGGTCATGTTTTGGTATGCACAAATTCAGAAATATGAATACACagaatttaacatttataaactcctgcatgaataaataatacacGTTTGTTTTATGCATATACATGCCTGTAGGCCAACGTTTCTGTATGAGATAGTGTGCTATCCttcaagtaaagtaaagttgAAAGTAATTTTCAACAATGTATCTGTCTTCTCATTTCACAGCGAGGCTGCAGCAAAAGTGATGGTTGAGCTGCTGGGAAGTTACACAGAAGACAATGCTTCACAAGCACGTGTTGATGCCCACAGGTAAACTTGAAGACCTTGTTTAACATTTGTCATCAAGCCTCGATATAACGTCCATCCCTCATATATACTTCCTTGGTGTCCCTTATCTTTAGATGTATCGTCCAGGCTCTCAAAAACCCCAACACCTTCCTGATTGACCACCTGCTCACCCTGAAACCTGTTCGCTTCCTGGAGGGAGAACTCATCCATGACGTGAGTACTGAAGGATGTGCAATGTTTTGTGgtgttaaatatataaaagacacTACTGGCattgtcatatttatttatttacacggctacttactgaagaaatcaatattttgacacaaaaacggtccgccagagtccgacatcagagctgcaaaccttgattgaccaatcagaattgagtactcaacacagccgtgtaataaaaatgGGATAAGGGCTTATCTGGGTTTCTGAAATCAGGATATGGTGTTTACATCATGGATATATCTATGGTTTACATGCTCAAACACATGAATGGGATACTTCAAAAAACCTGATCATAAACAGGTTACTCATGTCCGTGTGAACGCACTATGTGAAAGCCTCTTGACTGTGTTTTACGTGGGTGCATTTTTGATATGTAGTACAGTGACAGCTAAGGCTTCACAACCCAATATTTATATGCTGACCAGTTATGACAGTTGAATGGTGACCAGCAGGAATGTTTGTACATTACCAGCTTAACAGGTTGAGacaatgaaaaaatatttcataatagtgtgtgtgcacagttttCTTTAAGAGTTTTCATGGGTCAACAGACAGGCATTTCTAAAGGTATTAATAGTTCAGCCCAGTGTTCATTGTGTACAACATTTCTGCATTGGAGCCAGTGATCTGTCTCATAACTGTAATATGGACGTGGTTAACATTACAGTTTCAGCCTGTATGAATACAAAGACAATGTGACTGTTTCTAGAGTCTTATAATGACATTTCTCCCTCTTCTGACTCTATTTTCAGCTGTTAACAATCTTCGTGAGTGGGAAACTAATCGCATACGTAAAGTTTTACCAGAGTAACAAAGACTTCATTGACTCTCTTGGTAAGTAGCCACAAATTGAGATATTAGTTGCATCAAttctacacaaacacacggcCGACCATGACAAAATGACCATGTGCTGCAATCCTAAAACCTCAGTGTACATGTAGTCGGTGAGTGATCAAATTTAGCTCTGCTCCTTAGCATATTTGTTAATCAGTATTGATATATTCTACGACAAGTGTATTATAACTTAATATGCTTAATAAGAAACCTGTTTTGTAATATAATGTCACCACTTTAAGAGTGTATCAAGGGAGCACCATCTTTAAAGTAGTTTAgagtatttttttgtcttttggaaCTAGTGTTTCAAACTTTTCCCTCTGTAAGGATggttttattatgattttatactGCTGTTGCTATGATTCTGAGTGAAAAAAAGCTTAAGGATTTGAATATAATGACAAATTTGATTCCTAATCAAGTTATTCTGTAACTCTGTGCAGAACAAAAGTACATTTAAAGACCATCTGAACCACCTTTTCCTATATGAATAACT
Above is a genomic segment from Sebastes umbrosus isolate fSebUmb1 chromosome 2, fSebUmb1.pri, whole genome shotgun sequence containing:
- the eif3m gene encoding LOW QUALITY PROTEIN: eukaryotic translation initiation factor 3 subunit M (The sequence of the model RefSeq protein was modified relative to this genomic sequence to represent the inferred CDS: inserted 1 base in 1 codon), producing MSVPAFIDITEEDQASELRAYLKAKGAEISEENSEGGLHVDLAQIIEACDVCLKDDDKDVESVMNSIVSLLLILETEKQEALIESLCEKLLKSREGERPSLRMQLLSNLFHGMDENTTVRYTVFCGLIKVAGTCNAIAFIPTDLDQVRKWIIDWNLTTEKKHTLLRLVYEALVDCKKSEAAAKVMVELLGSYTEDNASQARVDAHRCIVQALKNPNTFLIDHLLTLKPVRFLEGELIHDLLTIFVSGKLIAYVKFYQSNKDFIDSLGLSHEQNMSKMRLLTFMGMAVEFKEISFDTMQQELQIGADDVEAFVIAVQALHLINPCSVRTKMVYCKXDQTQRKVVVSHSTHRTFGKQQWQQLHDSLSSWKANLAAVKTSLQALSPSA